One stretch of Diabrotica undecimpunctata isolate CICGRU chromosome 5, icDiaUnde3, whole genome shotgun sequence DNA includes these proteins:
- the LOC140442053 gene encoding GMP reductase 2-like — MPNIINEIKLDFKDVLLRPKRSTIKSRNDVNLFRNITFRNSKQSYNGIPVMASNMDTVGTFNMAKALSTNGLFTCIHKYYSVEEWQTFAKDNPDCLKNVAASSGMSDADFIRLSDILNAIPGVTFICLDVANGYSQHFVDYVRKVRAAFPNHTIIAGNVVTGEMVEELILSGADVIKVGIGPGSVCTTRMKTGVGYPQLSAVIECADAAHGLQGHIISDGGCTCPGDVAKAFGAGADFVMAGGMFAGHDEGDGELIEKDGKKYKLFYGMSSNTAMQKHAGGVAEYRASEGKTVQVPYRGDVQTTVLDILGGLRSACTYTGASKLKELPRRATFIRCTQQLNNIYS, encoded by the exons ATGCCCAAtataattaatgaaattaaattgGACTTCAAAGATGTCCTACTTAGACCCAAAAGGTCCACCATAAAAAGCAGAAACGAT GTTAATTTATTTAGGAACATTACTTTCAGAAATTCTAAACAGAGTTACAATGGAATTCCCGTCATGGCTTCGAATATGGACACAGTCGGAACATTCAATATGGCAAAAGCTCTTTCCACG AATGGTTTGTTCACATGCATCCATAAATACTACAGCGTTGAGGAATGGCAAACCTTTGCCAAGGATAACCCAGACTGCTTAAAAAACGTAGCTGCAAGTTCAGGAATGTCGGATGCTGATTTCATTAGACTCTCAGATATTTTGAACGCCATACCCGGTGTTACGTTTATCTGTTTAGACGTAGCTAATGGTTATTCCCAACATTTCGTGGACTATGTTAGAAAAGTTAGAGCGGCTTTCCCCAACCATACCATCATT GCAGGTAACGTTGTCACCGGAGAAATGGTGGAGGAATTGATACTGTCCGGTGCAGATGTCATTAAGGTTGGAATCGGTCCCGGTTCTGTTTGTACGACAAGAATGAAGACTGGTGTTGGCTATCCCCAACTATCTGCTGTTATAGAGTGTGCTGATGCAGCCCATGGTCTTCAAGGTCATATTATATCT gacGGAGGTTGTACTTGCCCAGGTGATGTTGCTAAAGCTTTCGGAGCCGGTGCTGATTTTGTTATGGCTGGAGGTATGTTTGCTGGACACGACGAAGGAGACGGAGAGCTTATTGAAAAGGACGGAAAGAAGTACAAATTATTTTATGGAATGTCTTCAAATACTGCAATGCAGAAACATGCAG GAGGCGTGGCTGAATACAGAGCTTCAGAAGGAAAAACCGTGCAAGTTCCCTATAGGGGAGACGTACAGACAACTGTTCTAGACATTTTGGGAGGACTTCGAAGTGCTTGTACGTATACGGGAGCTTCCAAGTTAAAAGAACTGCCGCGAAGAGCTACTTTTATCCGCTGCACGCAACAACTTAACAATATATACAGTTAG